One window of Triticum dicoccoides isolate Atlit2015 ecotype Zavitan chromosome 5A, WEW_v2.0, whole genome shotgun sequence genomic DNA carries:
- the LOC119302336 gene encoding uncharacterized protein LOC119302336 isoform X1, with amino-acid sequence MDFAAMKRRELQALCKEHGLKANGSNADLVARLAAKLSISGGAEEDAVGVVVGKGCLKRSFGGASGGDSDAAKKVTFVLEEEEEAEVGGRRLLLSPVVARTRGRPRAAEALSRAQESGGERWRTRSQVGCDSADETDAGQAGADVVTRRHRRNAANLGAGDVVERVAGAVGRKTSAKAEQQELDAGEAVGRKHQLKRKTSENDADNVDVSVQVGVSCRSTRSSAVQSEPAAAPSPVVHNKRGRKKAGDLKEQDRVKEQPTEIQHVGRTLRSGLVVAGPPLPTVSENKRSRSKVPEGETAVEKVAEVEISGRTTRSSSVPAAATSPIVVAKKRRKTKNVNSDEGQHTVPDVSNDAPVTRVLRNRAIQTIGSTDLKVARPTMLNAAKDGVEDGVAKQDGHVASKKRKMSNRRATVATDGGEIPFSDSSGKASAMDMHVDLPGPVRRSMRKSVVPSFLEHETKGMHGDVEMKETVTKPVGGSTWRSVAPVILEKESKGLTKPVESKETVTKPVGRSTRRSVATVILEKECKGLPKEMIPQVHVKRQTKKSLVPAMTEKGTKSIVTDMIPEARAGRSMRQPALAIVNSKKNDHCEAAISEKCSSAKSEDLEKQQTVKQPVRQLTRKSFVPAVLEKDRKAVPAEMNPDAQFNNENGDHTKMKCAKGGHLEKQLVVKEPSRRSTHKSVAPHVIEKEIKGLQEESKSEVPVSTSVRKLSCPNAVDKESKDHREIVPHAIEKDIKGSQEESKSDVPVRTSVRKPAGPNAVDKEIKDHSEIVRREESSVRTRSAQTKLQRSVQNDASLRQTRHRSSKLAISPLPSKPTASKGRPAKRSRTASLEEVMPAEEQKEDQIAYGSHTSDMIDVASSANSLESGVLPSPAEKSDLRDAQLNTQLEGTVVESSISHGKDGSNILEFELESTVVGTTEKPPSDLAIPDCTHVGALSEEALDSIENAAARCSPVLEQSPTGLQFLFSQGNIEEPDTHNTSPFFKNVMEESDVHKVERQVETVVSLKPCSYQGSDEYSIRVEESGGLMFSSQQNNEQEGFSVSTLRKDWVASVQLDSSEDVHHTVRDITRKDVICNEEEKTDFIPSDINAPHEKSHADKPAEHVSGVSGALFCISQSTTVVDEVNSDSSLLESVDALDNQIASSNTEGLQQDNIEECNLHNARVTEDIHASVMFEAAQVAVPESGKMLQPDVETLVLPDEQLKHKLEGDDHEVQSFSRGEDESPKQSTSCEDQSFLGSGICQTVSRRYTDVVCVKDHKDDCNQHSEGQLTLGNLESDMSEPALDERSESGMSVLRAEETSPFPDEQLNTKLEGNTEQSLICDKDSSNVSLTEFLGNNHLSSLKDPTMDPCHDQELPNDMPAPKSPEESAVFLDDKVSGSVQNLRCDKDGSIVSDTGSLGNKNLSSMKDPSMDPCHVQELPCGPSMDPCHDQELPGDMPAPKSPDEFAVSMDERVSGSVGICQISASIGKGNHIAMDPHHTVKQVDNLNQSAAALLRNMENTPCKPDALEPSSDHLFVIDPSTPMEPLLTEAGLKVGSPDKKLPMEQVQQDDLQVQEGTVEKTPECKHECVSPDKAGPHSLKNEGYPSSIEQSLFDQQSLSSQEDVQVQEDTLEKTALGSTTPECKDEYGFPDEADPHSLKNKRGSLIVEQSPCSLPTLFTQESVEERSECVVLSSARVQAENGVCESNPGSDHDTSADFRAVSKSEDCLDTSQQDNENEGLSEASHEQDDFHVQEGTVEKTTLGSDLPECKHEFGLPAEAEPHSLMNQRSSIEQSAFGPQSLILKEEGQGTVEKKAVDSATPECKHECVSPDKAGPHSLKNERYPASIAQSSFDLQPFSLQDDVQVHEGTLEKTALGSATPECKDEYGFPDEADPHSLKNERGSLGVEQPLSLPAFFSQESIEEPSECIALSSASVQAETGVNESKPGLDHDTSVDFSTVSKSEDCLVTSQQDNENEELMKASHQQEQVATGQLDLEAASIMEDVDSEEVAYDEENKKPVHPTDINSSCQKINVSGPVEHASGLGDALLSPSLIACTDDSDVHLSSNPCLFESTDFPNEIDWSNTEALQQGLKKQQCDELKEYQVPFGAGNDMIEAGTKDIDSGVPPLRAEETSNMRDEQLNTKLPRTEVVEFGLSCDKGSNNYIDTESVLNSVCTNIPSDFSLPTDCSTDDYQQMELFEGPAEQKSPKDASVCWEDSDPRAVSATIEKPSPSFDLAIPDFKHEGALSVEAVYSMKNDTESCSRDHRRSSIGLHHLFSQESFKGPDVHDDLVLPSTEDEDDSNTRHAEKMVSSEPDSHQGSPVDLSIVEEIKGLFSSERDDEQGFLSSGHKTGCIGSARLDSSEDCNLVKRDINTEVICKEEEKQELVPSSDTRTLHETSITDEPDEQKITLLQAAETSASADKQLSSELEEDEFKEHNFSSEETIGIFGVGSVKGNLFHLHEDSHTNPIQGKELPDNLSAPKSPEQSTFGQAESLLGSGICQAVVQRSTEEINTKLQHERKEECSKYIDDQTTLMSECALFGGSVSGTTLLPTAETSSLPDEQFGPELKCDEFEEPDRSYDEDASYLFGSGSLKNNVPNLGHKEEYYEHSDDPAILSGGMPKPSPIRESESGVALQPAEETPALTNEHLNFEMEELGLCISDMSDTGLMENNNLSCLSKDTYMETWNEDEISIGTPAAKSPGESAVCPDDRVPGSVGICQTSGRRRIDEISTKLLSFKISSAVKGNYIAMDSADDPKQGDNLSPAALPGNWENVHAAKADNPAKQNSDCSVAMDSSS; translated from the exons ATGGATTTTGCGGCGATGAAGCGGCGGGAACTGCAGGCGCTCTGCAAGGAGCACGGCCTCAAGGCCAACGGATCCAACGCCGACCTGGTCGCCCGCCTCGCCGCCAAGCTCTCG ATTTCTGGCGGTGCGGAGGAGGATGCGGTCGGCGTCGTTGTGGGGAAGGGGTGTTTGAAGCGATCGTTCGGCGGCGCTAGCGGTGGGGATTCGGATGCGGCCAAGAAGGTGACGTTTGTgttggaggaagaggaggaggcggaggtgggtgGCAGACGCCTCTTGTTGTCGCCTGTTGTTGCCAGGACGAGGGGTAGGCCGAGGGCCGCGGAGGCTCTCTCTCGCGCCCAAGAAAGTGGAGGGGAGCGTTGGAGAACGCGTTCCCAAGTTGGTTGTGATTCTGCTGACGAAACTGATGCTGGACAGGCAGGTGCAGATGTTGTGACGAGGCGACACAGGAGGAATGCGGCGAATTTGGGTGCAGGTGATGTGGTTGAGAGGGTAGCTGGAGCTGTAGGCCGGAAAACCTCTGCCAAAGCTGAGCAACAAGAGCTGGACGCTGGAGAAGCAGTTGGTAGGAAGCATCAGCTGAAGCGGAAGACCAGCGAGAATGACGCTGACAATGTAGATGTCAGTGTGCAAGTTGGAGTTTCTTGTAGAAGCACAAGGTCTAGTGCTGTTCAGTCTGAGCCTGCTGCCGCACCGTCTCCTGTTGTTCACAACAaaagagggaggaagaaggcggGAGATCTGAAGGAACAAGATCGTGTCAAGGAGCAACCTACTGAAATTCAACATGTTGGTAGAACTCTAAGATCTGGATTGGTGGTGGCCGGCCCACCGTTGCCTACTGTTTCTGAAAATAAGAGAAGTAGGTCAAAGGTGCCGGAAGGCGAAACTGCTGTGGAGAAGGTTGCCGAGGTGGAAATATCTGGTAGGACTACAAGATCAAGCTCAGTACCAGCTGCTGCGACGTCACCCATTGTCGTtgcgaagaagaggagaaaaaccaAGAATGTCAACTCGGATGAAGGGCAACATACGGTTCCAGATGTATCAAATGATGCTCCAGTTACAAGGGTCTTGAGGAATAGAGCTATTCAGACAATTGGCAGTACTGACTTGAAGGTAGCTCGCCCAACCATGCTCAATGCCGCCAAAGACGGCGTAGAAGATGGTGTGGCTAAGCAAGATGGGCATGTGGCGTCCAAAAAGAGGAAAATGTCGAATCGCAGGGCTACAGTAGCCACAGATGGCGGTGAAATCCCATTTTCTGATAGCAGTGGTAAGGCTTCTGCTATGGACATGCATGTAGACCTACCTGGGCCTGTGAGAAGATCGATGCGGAAATCTGTTGTTCCATCGTTTCTTGAGCACGAAACCAAAGGTATGCATGGAGATGTGGAGATGAAAGAAACAGTGACAAAACCTGTTGGGGGATCAACCTGGCGATCTGTTGCCCCAGTTATACTCGAGAAAGAGTCCAAGGGTCTCACAAAACCTGTGGAGAGCAAAGAAACAGTGACAAAACCTGTTGGGCGATCAACCCGGCGATCTGTTGCCACAGTTATACTTGAGAAAGAGTGCAAGGGTCTCCCAAAAGAAATGATTCCTCAAGTGCATGTTAAGCGACAAACAAAGAAATCTCTTGTCCCGGCTATGACTGAGAAAGGAACAAAGAGCATCGTTACAGACATGATTCCAGAAGCACGTGCTGGAAGGTCAATGCGACAACCTGCTCTTGCTATTGTTAATAGTAAGAAGAATGATCACTGTGAAGCAGCCATCAGTGAGAAGTGTTCAAGTGCTAAGAGTGAAGACTTGGAGAAGCAACAAACAGTCAAGCAACCTGTTAGACAGTTAACACGGAAATCATTTGTTCCGGCTGTGCTTGAGAAGGACAGGAAGGCTGTACCTGCAGAAATGAATCCTGATGCACAGTTCAATAATGAGAATGGTGATCACACTAAAATGAAATGTGCTAAGGGTGGACACTTGGAGAAACAACTAGTAGTGAAAGAACCATCTAGGCGATCAACACACAAATCTGTTGCCCCACATGTGATTGAGAAAGAAATTAAGGGTTTACAAGAAGAATCAAAGTCTGAAGTTCCTGTGAGCACATCTGTGCGTAAACTATCTTGTCCTAACGCGGTTGATAAGGAGAGCAAGGATCACAGAGAAATTGTCCCTCATGCGATTGAGAAAGACATTAAGGGTTCTCAAGAAGAATCGAAGTCAGATGTTCCTGTGAGGACATCAGTGCGTAAACCGGCTGGTCCTAATGCGGTTGATAAGGAGATTAAGGATCACAGTGAAATTGTCAGGAGGGAAGAGTCAAGTGTTCGCACAAGAAGCGCACAAACAAAACTCCAACGTTCTGTTCAGAATGATGCGAGTCTGCGGCAAACAAGACACAGATCTTCGAAGCTAGCGATATCACCGCTACCGTCAAAGCCAACAGCTTCAAAGGGAAGACCTGCAAAGAGGAGTAGAACAGCATCTTTGGAAGAAGtcatgcctgctgaagagcagaagGAAGACCAAATTGCTTATGGTAGCCACACGAGTGATATGATTGATGTTGCCAGTAGTGCTAATAGCTTGGAAAGTGGGGTGCTGCCTTCCCCAGCTGAAAAATCTGATTTGCGTGACGCACAGCTTAACACTCAGCTGGAGGGCACAGTCGTTGAATCCAGCATCAGCCATGGTAAAGATGGTAGTAACATTCTGGAGTTCGAGCTTGAGAGCACAGTAGTAG GTACCACTGAGAAGCCTCCGTCCGATTTAGCTATTCCGGACTGTACACATGTAGGTGCTTTATCTGAGGAAGCCCTGGACTCAATAGAAAATGCTGCTGCAAGGTGCTCACCAGTTCTTGAACAATCACCCACTGGGCTACAGTTCCTATTCTCACAGGGAAACATAGAAGAACCTGATACACATAACACTAGTCCATTTTTTAAAAATGTCATGGAAGAATCAGATGTTCACAAGGTTGAGCGTCAAGTTGAAACAGTTGTTTCATTAAAACCTTGCTCATATCAAGGCTCTGATGAATATTCAATCAGAGTCGAAGAAAGTGGAGGTTTAATGTTTTCGTCTCAGCAAAACAATGAACAAGAAG GATTTTCAGTGTCCACCCTCAGAAAAGATTGGGTTGCATCTGTTCAGTTGGATTCGTCAGAGGATGTGCATCATACAGTAAG GGATATTACTAGAAAGGACGTGATCTGCAACGAGGAAGAGAAAACGGACTTTATTCCTTCAGACATTAATGCTCCCCATGAGAAATCACATGCGGATAAACCTG CTGAGCACGTCTCTGGTGTTAGTGGAGCTCTATTTTGCATTTCACAGAGCACCACTGTTGTTGATGAAGTAAATTCGGATTCTTCACTGCTAGAATCAGTGGATGCTTTAGATAATCAGATAGCATCTTCTAATACTGAAGGGCTTCAACAGGATAATATAGAGGAATGCAATCTACACAATGCAAGAGTCACGGAAGACATCCATGCAAGTGTCATGTTTGAAGCTGCACAGGTTGCTGTACCAGAAAGTGGAAAAATGCTGCAGCCAGATGTAGAAACATTAGTATTGCCAGATGAGCAGCTTAAGCACAAGCTGGAGGGTGATGATCACGAAGTACAAAGCTTTAGCCGCGGTGAAGATGAATCTCCAAAACAATCTACATCATGTGAGGATCAAAGCTTTTTAGGGTCAG GTATTTGTCAAACTGTTTCGCGAAGGTATACAGATGTAGTTTGTGTCAAGGATCATAAAGATGACTGCAATCAACACAGTGAAGGTCAACTTACTTTAGGCAACCTAGAAAGTGACATGTCTGAACCTGCACTTGATGAACGATCTGAAAGTGGAATGTCAGTGCTCCGAGCTGAAGAAACATCACCATTTCCAGATGAGCAGCTTAACACCAAGCTGGAGGGCAACACAGAACAAAGCCTTATCTGTGATAAAGACAGCAGCAATGTTTCTCTCACTGAATTTTTGGGAAACAATCATCTGTCTAGCTTGAAGGACCCTACAATGGATCCTTGCCATGACCAGGAGCTCCCAAATGACATGCCTGCACCTAAATCTCCTGAAGAATCTGCAGTTTTTCTGGATGACAAAGTCTCGGGTTCAGTGCAAAACCTTAGGTGTGATAAAGATGGTAGCATCGTCTCTGACACTGGATCTTTGGGAAACAAGAATCTGTCCAGCATGAAGGACCCTTCAATGGATCCTTGCCATGTCCAGGAACTCCCCTGTGGCCCTTCAATGGATCCTTGCCATGACCAGGAACTACCCGGGGACATGCCTGCACCTAAATCTCCTGACGAATTTGCAGTTTCTATGGATGAGAGAGTCTCTGGTTCAGTAG GGATTTGTCAAATTAGTGCGAGCATAGGCAAAGGAAACCACATTGCTATGGATCCCCACCATACCGTGAAGCAAGTGGATAACCTGAACCAATCTGCAGCTGCCTTGCTGAGAAACATGGAGAACACACCTTGTAAGCCTGATGCTCTTGAGCCTAGCAGTGATCACTTGTTTGTGATTGATCCATCAACACCTATGGAGCCTCTACTGACGGAAGCAGGACTTAAAGTGGGCAGTCCTGACAAGAAACTACCTATGGAGCAGGTTCAGCAAGATGATTTACAAGTGCAAGAAG GTACCGTAGAGAAGACACCAGAGTGTAAACATGAATGTGTATCACCTGATAAAGCAGGACCACACTCATTGAAGAATGAGGGATATCCATCAAGTATTGAACAATCATTATTTGATCAGCAGTCCCTTTCTTCGCAGGAGGATGTACAAGTACAGGAAG ATACCCTAGAGAAGACAGCACTAGGTTCAACTACACCAGAGTGTAAAGATGAATATGGATTTCCTGATGAAGCAGATCCACACTCATTGAAGAACAAGAGAGGTTCATTGATTGTTGAACAATCACCATGTAGTCTGCCGACCCTTTTCACGCAGGAAAGTGTAGAAGAACGCAGTGAATGTGTTGTCCTTTCTTCAGCAAGAGTTCAGGCTGAAAATGGAGTTTGTGAGTCAAATCCTGGTTCAGACCATGATACTAGTGCGGACTTTCGTGCAGTTTCCAAAAGTGAAGATTGTTTGGATACTTCTCAGCAAGATAATGAAAATGAAG GATTATCGGAGGCTAGTCATGAACAAGATGATTTCCATGTACAAGAAG GTACCGTGGAGAAGACAACACTAGGTTCAGATTTACCAGAGTGTAAACATGAATTTGGATTACCTGCTGAAGCAGAACCCCACTCATTGATGAATCAGAGATCAAGTATTGAGCAATCGGCATTTGGTCCGCAGTCCCTTATCTTAAAGGAGGAAGGACAAG GCACTGTAGAGAAGAAAGCAGTAGATTCAGCTACACCAGAGTGTAAACATGAATGTGTATCACCTGATAAAGCAGGACCACACTCATTGAAGAATGAAAGATATCCAGCAAGTATTGCACAATCATCGTTTGATCTGCAGCCCTTTTCCTTGCAGGATGATGTACAAGTACATGAAG GTACCCTAGAGAAGACAGCACTAGGTTCAGCTACACCAGAGTGTAAAGATGAATATGGATTTCCTGATGAAGCAGATCCGCACTCATTGAAGAATGAGAGAGGTTCATTAGGTGTTGAACAACCACTTAGTTTGCCGGCCTTTTTCTCACAGGAAAGCATAGAAGAACCCAGTGAATGTATTGCCCTTTCTTCAGCAAGTGTTCAGGCTGAAACTGGAGTTAATGAGTCAAAACCTGGTTTAGACCATGATACCAGTGTAGATTTTAGTACAGTTTCCAAAAGTGAAGATTGTCTGGTTACTTCTCAGCAAGATAATGAAAATGAAG AATTAATGAAGGCTAGTCATCAACAAGAGCAGGTGGCAACTGGTCAGCTAGATTTGGAGGCTGCAAGTATCATGGA GGACGTTGATTCTGAGGAAGTAGCCTATGATGAAGAAAATAAGAAGCCTGTTCATCCTACAGACATTAATTCTTCGTGTCAAAAAATAAATGTCAGCGGACCTG TTGAGCATGCTTCTGGTCTTGGTGATGCTTTATTGAGCCCCTCACTAATTGCTTGTACCGATGACAGTGATGTGCATCTGAGTTCTAATCCTTGCCTGTTTGAATCAACTGATTTCCCGAATGAAATAGATTGGTCCAATACCGAGGCTTTGCAGCAGGGTCTCAAAAAGCAGCAATGCGATGAGCTAAAGGAATACCAAGTTCCTTTTGGAGCCGGTAATGATATGATTGAAGCTGGCACAAAAGACATAGACAGTGGAGTTCCACCACTTCGAGCTGAAGAAACATCAAATATGCGAGACGAGCAGCTTAACACTAAGCTGCCGCGCACAGAAGTTGTGGAATTTGGTCTTAGCTGTGACAAAGGCAGTAATAATTATATAGATACTGAATCTGTGTTGAACAGTGTTTGTACAAATATTCCGTCGGATTTCAGTTTACCAACGGATTGTTCCACAGATGATTACCAGCAAATGGAGCTCTTTGAAGGCCCTGCTGAACAAAAATCTCCCAAAGATGCTTCTGTATGCTGGGAGGACAGTGATCCAAGAGCAGTGTCAGCTACCATTGAGAAGCCTTCACCTTCATTTGATTTAGCAATTCCAGATTTTAAACATGAAGGTGCTCTATCAGTGGAAGCAGTGTACTCAATGAAGAATGACACTGAAAGCTGTTCACGAGATCACAGACGATCGTCCATTGGGCTTCATCACTTGTTCTCGCAGGAGTCATTTAAAGGACCAGATGTGCATGATGATCTTGTGCTTCCAAGTACTGAGGATGAAGATGATTCCAACACTCGCCATGCTGAAAAAATGGTTTCTTCAGAACCTGATTCACATCAAGGGTCTCCTGTAGATTTAAGTATAGTTGAAGAAATTAAGGGTTTGTTTTCATCTGAGAGAGACGATGAACAAG GATTCCTGAGTTCCGGCCACAAAACAGGATGTATTGGATCTGCCCGGTTGGATTCATCAGAGGATTGTAATCTTGTGAAAAG GGATATTAATACTGAGGTGATCTGCAAGGAGGAAGAGAAACAGGAACTTGTTCCTTCTTCTGACACTCGCACCCTTCATGAAACATCAATTACTGATGAACCTG ATGAACAGAAAATAACCCTGCTGCAAGCTGCGGAAACATCGGCTTCAGCAGATAAGCAGCTTAGCTCCGAGCTGGAGGAGGATGAATTTAAGGAACACAACTTTAGTAGTGAAGAAACGATTGGCATATTTGGTGTTGGATCGGTGAAGGGTAATCTATTCCATTTACATGAGGACTCTCATACCAATCCTATCCAGGGAAAGGAGCTCCCAGATAACCTATCTGCACCCAAATCTCCTGAACAATCCACGTTTGGGCAGGCTGAGAGTCTTTTGGGATCAG GCATTTGTCAGGCTGTCGTTCAAAGGAGTACAGAAGAAATCAACACCAAGCTCCAACATGAGCGTAAAGAGGAATGCAGTAAGTACATTGATGATCAAACCACTCTCATGTCTGAATGTGCACTGTTTGGAGGATCAGTAAGTGGAACGACACTGCTGCCAACTGCAGAAACATCTTCATTGCCAGATGAGCAATTTGGCCCTGAGCTCAAGTGCGATGAATTTGAGGAACCTGACCGTAGTTATGATGAAGATGCAAGCTACTTATTTGGTTCTGGGTCTCTGAAGAACAATGTACCCAATCTGGGTCATAAGGAGGAATACTATGAGCACAGTGATGATCCAGCCATACTATCAGGTGGCATGCCCAAGCCCTCACCAATTAGAGAATCAGAAAGTGGAGTGGCACTGCAGCCAGCTGAAGAAACACCAGCATTGACAAATGAGCACCTTAACTTTGAGATGGAGGAACTGGGCCTTTGCATTAGTGACATGTCTGATACTGGATTAATGGAGAACAACAATCTATCTTGCTTGTCCAAAGACACTTATATGGAAACGTGGAACGAAGATGAGATTTCAATTGGCACACCTGCAGCTAAATCTCCAGGAGAATCTGCAGTTTGCCCAGATGACAGGGTTCCTGGGTCAGTAG GAATCTGCCAAACTAGTGGGCGACGACGCATAGATGAAATTAGCACAAAGTTGCTGAGCTTCAAAATTTCGAGTGCAGTCAAAGGAAATTACATTGCCATGGACTCTGCTGATGACCCGAAGCAAGGTGACAACCTGAGTCCGGCTGCTTTGCCAGGGAACTGGGAGAATGTTCATGCAGCCAAAGCAGATAATCCTGCAAAGCAAAACAGTGACTGCTCGGTTGCGATGGACTCCTCAAGCTGA